In Sinorhizobium numidicum, the following proteins share a genomic window:
- a CDS encoding DUF1772 domain-containing protein, with product MVLYLTALASLLLTALSLGPSFAHVLEAPPRLVVWSPELWREATVFNGQFVLFPKVGAPLDVAAILTAFFLAYLLASERPAFWFALAGAGLLAAGLAAWFTLVEPANAILATWAPGPIPPDFEAVRLRWETGHMMVAAAKILGFASICVALLAPRLPGGAP from the coding sequence ATGGTGCTCTATCTGACAGCCCTGGCGTCGCTGTTGCTCACGGCATTGAGCCTTGGGCCCTCGTTTGCCCATGTGCTGGAAGCACCGCCGCGACTGGTCGTTTGGTCGCCGGAGTTGTGGCGCGAGGCTACGGTGTTCAACGGCCAATTCGTGCTTTTCCCGAAAGTCGGCGCTCCACTCGACGTGGCGGCTATATTGACGGCCTTCTTCCTGGCCTATCTGCTTGCCAGCGAGAGACCTGCTTTCTGGTTCGCGCTCGCCGGCGCCGGTCTCCTCGCAGCGGGGCTGGCGGCGTGGTTCACGCTTGTCGAGCCAGCCAATGCGATATTGGCAACTTGGGCGCCCGGCCCCATTCCGCCCGATTTCGAAGCGGTTCGTTTACGATGGGAGACCGGCCACATGATGGTGGCGGCAGCAAAAATACTGGGCTTCGCATCGATATGCGTTGCCCTCCTGGCTCCGCGCCTGCCGGGCGGGGCGCCTTAG
- a CDS encoding S41 family peptidase produces MRVKTLGALPFAFLLLLMHGQSLALEPPRSGHPVFDRAVELVIDNFYDTSALDRFAAAVRRETHDEAQPLAKSSPTPRVDAAIATILAGLGASHTARFTSDTIDYYELADIFRFAIRNDIKRLFPPNGEPSYAGIGMVTRLENGSRFVSDVYDGGPAERAGIRVGDEILSVDGAPYREITSFRDKVGRTVDVRLRRDRGAPPITITVAVERLKPLRTFAKAIEESVTLTESEGRRIGYLRLWTLSSSDGLDIVARELSLGRLKDADGVIVDLRGRWGGGPPDAADLFVGGVPTFRLVSRDGKDMLATVRWRRPVVAIIDEGARSGLELFAYALKANGIPLVGTRTAGALLAGRAFLLPDDSLLELAVSDAVIDEGLRLEGRGVDPDIPVSFSLPYAAGRDPQLDAATEEMRRILAKG; encoded by the coding sequence ATGCGCGTGAAGACGCTCGGCGCCTTGCCATTCGCGTTCCTGCTCTTGCTCATGCATGGGCAGAGCCTTGCACTTGAGCCCCCTCGTTCGGGCCACCCGGTCTTCGATCGCGCCGTCGAGCTCGTGATCGACAATTTCTATGACACGTCCGCGCTCGATCGTTTCGCCGCTGCGGTACGCAGGGAGACCCACGACGAGGCCCAGCCGCTTGCCAAGAGCAGTCCTACGCCCCGTGTCGATGCGGCGATCGCGACTATTCTCGCAGGTCTAGGGGCGTCGCACACCGCCCGCTTCACATCCGACACGATCGACTACTACGAACTTGCGGACATATTTCGTTTCGCGATCCGAAACGATATCAAGCGCTTGTTCCCGCCAAATGGCGAGCCCAGCTATGCCGGCATCGGCATGGTCACGCGGCTGGAGAATGGTTCGCGCTTCGTCAGCGACGTCTATGACGGCGGGCCGGCAGAACGGGCGGGGATCCGGGTCGGCGACGAAATTCTCTCGGTGGACGGCGCCCCCTATCGGGAAATCACGTCCTTCCGAGACAAGGTCGGACGAACTGTCGACGTACGGCTGCGGCGCGACCGTGGCGCGCCGCCGATTACCATCACGGTCGCCGTCGAGCGCTTGAAGCCGCTTCGCACCTTTGCAAAGGCGATAGAGGAGAGCGTCACGCTTACCGAAAGCGAGGGGCGCCGCATCGGCTATTTGCGGCTCTGGACGCTCTCCTCGTCCGACGGCCTAGACATCGTCGCCCGCGAGCTTTCGCTCGGCCGCCTCAAGGATGCCGATGGCGTCATCGTTGACCTGCGCGGCCGCTGGGGCGGCGGTCCGCCCGACGCGGCAGACCTCTTCGTCGGCGGCGTGCCGACTTTCCGGCTGGTCTCGCGGGACGGCAAGGACATGCTTGCGACTGTTCGCTGGCGCCGGCCGGTGGTGGCCATCATCGATGAAGGCGCGAGAAGCGGCCTTGAGCTCTTCGCCTACGCGTTGAAGGCGAACGGCATACCGCTCGTCGGAACGCGCACCGCTGGCGCGTTGCTCGCTGGGCGCGCCTTTCTCCTTCCCGATGACAGTCTATTGGAACTGGCGGTCTCCGACGCGGTGATCGACGAGGGCCTGCGCCTCGAGGGGCGCGGCGTCGATCCGGACATCCCGGTGTCGTTCAGCCTACCCTATGCGGCCGGGCGCGACCCGCAGCTCGATGCCGCAACGGAGGAGATGCGGCGCATTCTCGCCAAGGGTTGA
- a CDS encoding ABC transporter permease → MAITLERTIEQRQQNWAAAMLSSQTFWVLIAVILACIFLSFATDSFATAKNLYNITRNVTFVAIIALGMTMVIITGGIDLSVGSVLCLCSMVLAVVMNAGYSIEVGIAASIGTALFIGAFNGILIAYLDFPPFVVTLGMLSIARSLAMVASNNTVVFQFGPDHDLLLALGGGAWFFGIANPVLYMVVLALLTGFVLRWTRFGRYIFAIGGNEHAATLTGVPVRKIKVAVYMISALSAGIAGIVQTGWLGAVTTNIGAGMELQVIAAAVIGGANLAGGVGTAFGALVGAALIEVIRNSLGLLGINAFWQGTFIGGATVLAVLFDRIRNFRQSE, encoded by the coding sequence ATGGCAATTACCCTCGAGCGAACGATCGAGCAAAGGCAGCAGAATTGGGCTGCAGCGATGTTGAGCAGCCAGACGTTCTGGGTTCTGATCGCGGTCATTCTCGCCTGCATTTTCCTGTCCTTCGCGACCGACTCCTTTGCGACCGCGAAGAACCTTTACAACATCACTCGGAACGTCACCTTCGTCGCGATCATCGCTCTCGGCATGACGATGGTCATCATCACAGGCGGCATCGACCTCTCAGTCGGATCGGTCCTTTGCTTGTGTAGCATGGTGCTGGCGGTCGTCATGAATGCCGGCTACAGCATCGAAGTCGGGATCGCCGCCTCCATCGGGACCGCGCTTTTCATCGGCGCCTTCAACGGCATACTGATCGCCTATCTAGACTTCCCGCCTTTCGTGGTGACGCTCGGAATGCTGTCGATCGCGCGGAGTCTGGCAATGGTCGCCTCCAACAACACGGTCGTCTTCCAGTTCGGACCGGATCACGACCTGCTTCTAGCGTTAGGCGGTGGCGCGTGGTTCTTCGGCATTGCCAACCCGGTGCTCTACATGGTCGTGCTGGCGCTGCTTACCGGTTTCGTGCTGCGCTGGACCCGGTTCGGCCGCTATATTTTCGCGATCGGCGGCAATGAGCACGCGGCGACGCTCACAGGCGTGCCGGTCAGAAAGATAAAGGTCGCCGTCTACATGATTTCTGCCCTCTCGGCAGGGATCGCCGGTATCGTACAAACCGGATGGTTGGGCGCCGTCACCACCAATATCGGCGCGGGCATGGAGTTGCAGGTCATCGCCGCGGCCGTCATCGGCGGCGCCAATCTCGCCGGAGGCGTCGGCACTGCCTTCGGTGCGCTGGTCGGGGCGGCATTGATCGAGGTGATCCGCAACAGTCTCGGCTTGCTCGGCATCAACGCCTTCTGGCAGGGAACCTTCATCGGAGGCGCCACGGTGCTCGCCGTCCTCTTCGATCGGATCCGCAACTTCCGCCAAAGCGAGTAG